The following proteins are co-located in the Polymorphospora rubra genome:
- a CDS encoding LysR family transcriptional regulator: MLDVHRLRLLRELAMRGTIAAVAEALSYSPSAVSQQLSVLEREVGTPLLERVGRGVRLTAPAQVLVGHADAILARLERAEADVAASLTEVTGTLRVATFQSAALTLVPRALARLRERHPALRIEVTGMEPEIALPALLARDLDLVVAEDYPDRPAPRPPELQQEDLCRDEMLLVLPAGTRITRLAELAEHPWVMESVGTVARTWSTALCRAAGFEPDVAHTSTDLLVQAALVRAGQAAAFIPALVPAEFTPDVVRLPIPDARQHRRIFTVVRAGSESHPAVTVIRRALHDALS; this comes from the coding sequence GTGTTGGACGTACACCGGCTGCGGCTGCTGCGCGAACTCGCGATGCGCGGCACCATCGCCGCCGTCGCCGAAGCCCTCTCCTACAGCCCGTCGGCCGTGTCGCAGCAACTGTCGGTCCTCGAACGCGAGGTCGGCACCCCGCTGCTCGAACGTGTCGGCCGCGGCGTCCGCCTCACCGCCCCCGCCCAGGTGCTCGTCGGTCACGCCGACGCGATCCTGGCCCGCCTCGAACGGGCCGAGGCCGACGTCGCCGCCAGTCTGACCGAGGTCACCGGCACGCTGCGGGTCGCCACCTTCCAGAGCGCCGCCCTCACGCTGGTCCCGCGCGCCCTGGCCCGGCTCCGCGAGCGGCATCCGGCGCTGCGGATCGAGGTCACCGGCATGGAACCGGAGATCGCCCTGCCGGCCCTGCTCGCCCGCGACCTCGACCTCGTCGTCGCCGAGGACTACCCGGACCGCCCCGCACCCCGCCCACCGGAGCTGCAGCAGGAGGACCTGTGCCGCGACGAGATGCTGCTCGTCCTGCCGGCCGGCACCCGGATCACCCGGCTCGCCGAGCTGGCGGAACACCCGTGGGTGATGGAATCGGTCGGTACGGTCGCCCGGACCTGGTCGACGGCGCTGTGCCGGGCCGCCGGGTTCGAGCCCGACGTGGCACACACCAGCACCGACCTGCTCGTGCAGGCCGCCCTGGTACGCGCCGGCCAGGCCGCGGCGTTCATCCCGGCCCTGGTGCCGGCCGAGTTCACCCCGGACGTCGTACGCCTGCCGATCCCGGACGCCCGCCAGCACCGCCGCATCTTCACCGTCGTACGCGCGGGCAGCGAATCCCACCCGGCGGTGACCGTCATACGCCGGGCTCTGCACGATGCCCTTTCCTGA
- a CDS encoding AfsR/SARP family transcriptional regulator: protein MRTGEEPEPSAPDSPSLRVQLLGAFRVRRGGTPLVLPASAARLLAALALHDVAERQELAGRLWPDTVQRRANADLRTALWRLQKVEPRLVVSTRHLLSLADPVEVDVRLVERWALAAVRPGRDPVDLGTPPPVTTVRPLLPGFDDEWVEQPRERLRLLQVQAFESTAAQLLAAGQAGPALPHILRAVQADPLRESANQLLIETHLRQGNVADALRQYHRYRAYLADLGVAPGLGVTNLIARHLPSGTSRG, encoded by the coding sequence ATGCGAACCGGCGAAGAGCCTGAGCCGTCCGCGCCCGATTCGCCGTCACTGCGGGTGCAACTGCTCGGTGCGTTCCGGGTACGGCGCGGCGGCACCCCACTGGTCCTGCCGGCGAGCGCCGCCCGGCTGCTGGCCGCACTCGCCCTGCACGACGTCGCCGAACGGCAGGAACTCGCCGGTCGACTGTGGCCGGACACCGTTCAGCGCCGGGCCAACGCCGACCTTCGTACCGCACTGTGGCGGCTGCAGAAGGTCGAGCCCCGGCTGGTGGTCAGCACCCGGCACCTGCTCTCCCTGGCCGACCCGGTGGAGGTCGACGTACGCCTGGTCGAGCGGTGGGCGCTGGCCGCGGTGCGGCCCGGCCGCGACCCGGTCGACCTGGGTACGCCGCCACCGGTCACCACCGTCCGCCCCCTCCTGCCCGGCTTCGACGACGAGTGGGTCGAGCAGCCCCGCGAGCGCCTGCGCCTGCTCCAGGTGCAGGCGTTCGAGTCGACCGCCGCGCAACTGCTGGCCGCCGGGCAGGCCGGGCCGGCGCTGCCGCACATTCTGCGGGCCGTCCAGGCCGACCCGCTGCGGGAGAGCGCCAACCAGTTGCTGATCGAGACCCACCTGCGGCAGGGCAACGTCGCCGACGCACTGCGCCAGTACCACCGCTACCGCGCGTACCTCGCCGACCTGGGGGTCGCGCCCGGCCTGGGCGTCACCAACCTCATCGCCCGACACCTGCCCAGCGGCACCTCCCGCGGCTGA
- a CDS encoding pyridoxal-phosphate dependent enzyme — protein MLTATVPDSYLRPEARGWRCRPAPGDVPGFHRALNGYRPTPLVELPALAAEAGVGRLFVKDESDRFGLPAFKILGASWAIRQALAARAGSRHAALVAATEGNHGRAVARVARMRRQPAHIFVPATISAASAAAIRSEGATVTTVPDGYDETVRRAAAYAVEDPSRLLIQDTAWPGYEQVPAWIVEGYSTLFHEVDAQLAAAGATPAALVGVPVGVGSLAQAAVVHHRSGPGRPAALLGVEPAVAGCVTTSLRAGALTEVPTGTTVLAGLNCGVPSSLAWPYLRDGLDAATTVSDDEAVRARADLAAHGVAAGASGAAPLAGLRAMRHRTDLGLTRASTVVLLSTDGAAGRPA, from the coding sequence ATGCTGACCGCGACTGTCCCGGACTCGTACCTGCGACCCGAGGCGCGGGGCTGGCGGTGCCGTCCGGCCCCCGGCGACGTACCCGGGTTCCACCGGGCCCTCAACGGCTACCGGCCGACACCGCTGGTCGAACTGCCGGCGCTGGCCGCCGAGGCCGGCGTCGGCCGGCTCTTCGTCAAGGACGAGTCCGACCGGTTCGGACTACCCGCGTTCAAGATCCTCGGCGCGTCGTGGGCGATCCGGCAGGCGCTGGCCGCCCGGGCGGGCAGCCGGCACGCCGCACTCGTCGCCGCCACCGAGGGTAACCACGGGCGGGCGGTCGCCCGGGTGGCCCGGATGCGGCGGCAACCGGCCCACATCTTCGTCCCGGCGACGATCAGCGCCGCGTCGGCGGCCGCGATCCGGTCCGAGGGCGCCACTGTGACGACCGTCCCCGACGGCTACGACGAGACGGTACGCCGAGCTGCGGCGTACGCGGTCGAAGACCCGTCCCGGCTGCTGATCCAGGACACCGCGTGGCCCGGCTACGAGCAGGTCCCGGCCTGGATCGTCGAAGGCTACTCGACCCTGTTCCACGAGGTCGACGCGCAGTTGGCGGCCGCCGGCGCGACACCCGCGGCACTCGTCGGCGTGCCGGTCGGCGTCGGCTCGCTGGCCCAGGCCGCCGTCGTGCACCACCGCAGCGGGCCCGGCCGGCCGGCAGCCCTGCTCGGCGTCGAACCCGCCGTCGCCGGCTGCGTCACCACCAGCCTGCGGGCCGGCGCGCTGACCGAGGTGCCGACCGGCACGACCGTGCTGGCCGGGCTCAACTGCGGTGTGCCGTCCAGCCTCGCCTGGCCGTACCTGCGGGACGGCCTCGACGCCGCGACCACCGTGAGTGACGACGAGGCGGTGCGGGCGCGGGCCGACCTGGCCGCGCACGGCGTGGCGGCCGGCGCGAGCGGTGCCGCACCGCTCGCGGGGCTGCGCGCCATGCGGCACCGCACCGACCTCGGCCTCACCCGGGCGTCCACGGTCGTTCTGCTCAGCACCGACGGCGCCGCCGGGCGGCCGGCGTGA
- a CDS encoding CGNR zinc finger domain-containing protein, which yields MTQPGDRAPAPGALTLVQDFANTADLAGGHDSLGAAGDLAALCAAHGLTDVCFDETDIGEARRLREALRDVCEAHTGVEVPATSLAVLGAMLDGAPLTLSIDAAGQASAVPRPGLTGLSALTAELAARIVVAAADRTWPRLKACGAHDCRWVYYDHSPAGRSRWCTMSICGSRAKMRAYRGRGRPINASVVPTRS from the coding sequence ATGACGCAGCCAGGCGACCGCGCACCGGCACCCGGCGCGCTCACCCTCGTGCAGGACTTCGCCAACACCGCCGACCTCGCCGGCGGGCACGACAGCCTGGGCGCCGCCGGCGACCTCGCCGCCCTCTGCGCCGCACACGGCCTCACCGACGTGTGCTTCGACGAAACCGACATCGGCGAGGCCCGCAGGCTCCGCGAGGCGCTGCGCGACGTGTGCGAGGCACACACCGGCGTCGAGGTCCCCGCGACCAGCCTCGCCGTCCTCGGCGCGATGCTCGACGGGGCACCGCTGACGCTCTCGATCGACGCCGCCGGGCAGGCCAGCGCCGTGCCACGGCCCGGCCTCACCGGCCTGTCCGCCCTCACCGCCGAACTCGCGGCCCGGATCGTCGTCGCCGCCGCCGACCGCACCTGGCCCCGCCTGAAGGCGTGCGGCGCCCACGACTGCCGGTGGGTCTACTACGACCACAGCCCGGCCGGCCGCAGCCGCTGGTGCACGATGAGCATCTGCGGCAGCCGGGCGAAGATGCGCGCCTACCGGGGCCGGGGCCGCCCGATCAACGCCAGCGTCGTACCCACCCGTAGTTGA
- a CDS encoding transketolase-like TK C-terminal-containing protein, translating into MSTAPAQPVPDLATLDAIQRRVLWLAVRMVDAANRERPNTEGLKVGGHQASSASMVTLMTALYFAHLDAADRVSVKPHASPVLHAINYLLGNLDRSYLTRLRAYGGLQSYPSRTKDPDRVDFSTGSVGLGAAAPLFGAVTRRYVDAHFGPRPPARFIALLGDAELDEGNIWEAIADPATQGLGNVTWVVDFNRQSLDRVVPGVRIGQWSAQFQAAGWHVVELRFGGRLTELFARPGGDALRRWIEGMSNEHYQSLFALTPAQARARFTEDAPAAVVDLLADLDDEEVFAAVTDLGGHDLASLLDAFAECDRVTDRPSVIFAYTVKGWGLPIAGNPRNHSQLLGGEQIAALRDATGLADDTEWDRFDAASAEGIWCNRRQEALRLEPAPRRLAVTVPEATGAGRAGRKPVSTQEVFGRTLVDLSRQADLAPYLVSTAPDVATSTNLAGFINRMGVFHPVEQRAWSVDPALKWTESPKGQHIELGISEMNLFLLLGQLGLAWDLSHQPLIPIGTVYDPFVLRGLDAFVYSVYSGARFIVAGTPSGVTLAPEGGAHQSTITPSVGLELPGVTLVEPAYGTALDWLLCDAVGHIAAGGDAPTTAAPAEAASYYFRLSTRPIDQAPFEAARQRLGDVVLRRQVLAGAYRLLDPYEAAPHLRSRPGGEPAPSVVLAASGAVLPEVLAAAAELMNEGVAAHVVDVTSADRLYSAWQRTLRQGIRTATTPSAAGALRAAFGGTRGPVVTIHDGASHAMAWLGAALGVHCVPLGVDSFGQSGTIADLYRAHDLDSGSIVNAALAALELSYTAELTYHRPAAE; encoded by the coding sequence ATGTCGACCGCACCCGCCCAGCCCGTACCGGACCTGGCCACCCTCGACGCGATCCAGCGCCGGGTGCTCTGGCTGGCTGTCCGGATGGTCGACGCGGCCAACCGTGAGCGGCCGAACACCGAGGGTCTCAAGGTCGGCGGACACCAGGCGTCCAGCGCCTCGATGGTGACGCTGATGACCGCCCTCTACTTCGCCCACCTCGACGCCGCCGACCGGGTCAGCGTCAAGCCGCACGCCTCGCCGGTGCTGCACGCCATCAACTACCTGCTCGGCAACCTGGACCGCTCCTACCTGACCCGGCTGCGCGCGTACGGCGGGCTCCAGTCGTACCCGTCGCGGACCAAGGACCCGGACCGGGTCGACTTCTCCACCGGCTCGGTCGGGCTCGGTGCCGCCGCCCCGCTGTTCGGCGCGGTCACCCGCCGGTACGTCGATGCGCACTTCGGGCCCCGCCCACCGGCCCGGTTCATCGCCCTGCTCGGCGACGCCGAACTCGACGAGGGCAACATCTGGGAGGCGATCGCCGACCCGGCCACCCAGGGGCTCGGCAACGTCACCTGGGTCGTCGACTTCAACCGGCAGTCGCTGGACCGGGTCGTGCCCGGGGTGCGGATCGGCCAGTGGTCGGCGCAGTTCCAGGCGGCCGGCTGGCACGTCGTCGAACTGCGCTTCGGCGGCCGGCTCACCGAACTGTTCGCCCGGCCCGGTGGCGACGCACTGCGCCGCTGGATCGAGGGGATGTCGAACGAGCACTACCAGTCGCTGTTCGCGCTGACGCCGGCACAGGCCCGCGCCCGCTTCACCGAGGACGCGCCGGCGGCCGTCGTCGACCTGCTCGCCGACCTGGACGACGAGGAGGTGTTCGCGGCCGTCACCGACCTCGGCGGGCACGACCTGGCCAGCCTGCTGGACGCGTTCGCCGAGTGCGACCGGGTCACCGACCGGCCGAGCGTGATCTTCGCGTACACGGTCAAGGGGTGGGGGCTGCCGATCGCCGGCAACCCGCGCAACCACTCCCAACTGCTCGGCGGCGAGCAGATCGCCGCGCTGCGGGACGCGACCGGGCTGGCCGACGACACCGAATGGGACCGGTTCGACGCCGCGTCGGCCGAGGGCATCTGGTGCAACCGGCGGCAGGAGGCGCTGCGGCTCGAACCGGCGCCGCGGCGGCTGGCGGTGACCGTACCGGAGGCCACCGGCGCCGGCCGGGCCGGCCGCAAGCCGGTCTCGACGCAGGAGGTGTTCGGCCGTACGCTGGTCGACCTGTCCCGCCAGGCCGACCTGGCGCCCTACCTGGTCAGCACCGCACCCGACGTGGCGACGTCGACCAACCTCGCCGGCTTCATCAACCGGATGGGCGTCTTCCACCCGGTCGAGCAGCGCGCCTGGTCGGTCGACCCGGCGTTGAAGTGGACCGAGAGCCCCAAGGGGCAGCACATCGAGCTGGGCATCAGCGAGATGAACCTCTTCCTGCTGCTGGGCCAGCTCGGCCTGGCCTGGGACCTGTCGCACCAGCCGCTGATCCCCATCGGCACCGTCTACGACCCGTTCGTGCTACGTGGGCTCGACGCGTTCGTCTACTCGGTCTACTCCGGGGCCCGGTTCATCGTCGCCGGCACGCCGTCCGGGGTGACCCTGGCCCCCGAGGGCGGCGCCCACCAGTCGACCATCACCCCCAGCGTCGGCCTGGAACTGCCCGGCGTGACCCTGGTCGAGCCCGCGTACGGCACCGCGCTGGACTGGCTGCTGTGCGACGCCGTCGGGCACATCGCGGCCGGTGGCGACGCCCCGACCACCGCCGCCCCCGCCGAGGCGGCGTCGTACTACTTCCGGCTGTCGACCCGGCCGATCGACCAGGCCCCGTTCGAGGCCGCCCGGCAGCGGCTCGGCGACGTCGTACTGCGCCGGCAGGTGCTCGCCGGTGCCTACCGGCTGCTCGACCCGTACGAGGCCGCCCCGCACCTGCGGTCACGGCCCGGCGGCGAGCCGGCGCCGTCGGTGGTGCTGGCCGCCTCCGGCGCGGTGCTGCCCGAGGTGCTCGCCGCGGCGGCCGAGCTGATGAACGAGGGCGTCGCCGCCCACGTCGTCGACGTGACCAGCGCCGACCGGCTCTACTCGGCGTGGCAGCGGACCCTGCGCCAGGGCATCCGTACGGCGACGACGCCGAGCGCCGCCGGGGCGCTGCGCGCCGCGTTCGGCGGCACCCGCGGCCCCGTCGTGACCATCCATGATGGAGCGTCACATGCCATGGCCTGGCTCGGTGCCGCGCTCGGCGTGCACTGCGTGCCGCTCGGCGTCGACTCGTTCGGCCAGTCCGGCACCATCGCCGACCTCTACCGGGCGCACGACCTCGATTCGGGCAGCATCGTCAACGCGGCATTGGCCGCCCTCGAACTCAGCTACACGGCCGAACTGACCTACCATCGACCGGCGGCCGAATGA
- a CDS encoding class I SAM-dependent methyltransferase, whose amino-acid sequence MTSTKTEGSLFLREFLRAPTRTAAVAPSGTALADQMALPIPERGDPVVVELGPGTGAFTRAIGHRLGGRGQHLAVELNPTMADHLADRFPGVHVARGEAGQLPQILATYGIDRVDVIVSGLPWFAYTADDGSTPLVHTLASVLTPQGVLTQFAYTWTRWAPPARRLLHGLRGGFEEVVTGRTVWANLPPATVYFARRPRSLP is encoded by the coding sequence ATGACCAGTACGAAGACCGAAGGCTCGCTGTTCCTGCGCGAGTTCCTGCGGGCGCCGACCCGAACCGCCGCCGTCGCCCCCAGCGGCACCGCACTCGCCGACCAGATGGCCCTGCCGATCCCGGAGCGGGGCGACCCGGTCGTGGTCGAGCTGGGCCCCGGCACCGGCGCGTTCACCCGGGCGATCGGCCACCGGCTCGGCGGGCGCGGCCAGCACCTGGCCGTCGAGCTCAACCCGACCATGGCGGACCACCTGGCCGACCGGTTTCCCGGGGTGCACGTCGCCCGCGGCGAAGCCGGCCAGCTCCCGCAGATCCTCGCCACGTACGGCATCGACCGGGTCGACGTCATCGTCAGCGGCCTGCCGTGGTTCGCCTACACGGCGGACGACGGCAGCACGCCGCTGGTGCACACGCTGGCGTCGGTGCTGACCCCCCAGGGGGTCCTGACCCAGTTCGCGTACACCTGGACGCGGTGGGCGCCACCCGCCCGCCGGCTCCTGCACGGGCTGCGGGGCGGCTTCGAAGAGGTGGTCACCGGTCGCACCGTCTGGGCGAACCTGCCACCGGCGACCGTGTACTTCGCCCGCCGGCCGCGCTCCCTGCCGTGA
- a CDS encoding TerC family protein — MELLASPEIWIAFATLLLLEIVLGIDNIVFISILSGRLPEHQRARARTIGLALALITRLLLLASLSWVIGLTAPLFTVFGQEISGRDLILLIGGLFLVAKATYEIHEHLEGDDHGKKGKAASFASVIAQILVLDIVFSLDSVITAVGMVDELAVMVAAVVVAMVIMLVSASAVSNFVNRHPTVKMLALAFLVLIGASLVAEGLDQHIPKGYVYGPIAFSIFVEFLNLRARSRQKRERSAPVHLHPTYVKNSGEQRNAVLVAARPTGKTQVPKQPGNAGQQGRAGQPNRSGRPGGNTNRPGKGGRGGRSGRG, encoded by the coding sequence ATGGAGCTGTTAGCCAGCCCGGAGATCTGGATCGCGTTCGCGACCCTGCTCCTGCTCGAAATCGTGCTCGGCATCGACAACATCGTGTTCATCTCGATCCTGTCCGGCCGGCTGCCGGAGCACCAGCGGGCCAGGGCCCGGACCATCGGTCTGGCGCTCGCCCTGATCACCCGACTGCTCCTGCTGGCCTCGTTGTCCTGGGTGATCGGGCTGACCGCACCGCTGTTCACCGTATTCGGGCAGGAGATCTCCGGCCGTGACCTGATCCTGTTGATCGGCGGTCTGTTCCTGGTCGCCAAGGCGACGTACGAGATCCACGAACACCTCGAGGGCGACGACCACGGCAAGAAGGGCAAAGCCGCCTCCTTCGCCTCCGTCATCGCCCAGATCCTCGTCCTCGACATCGTGTTCTCGCTGGACTCGGTCATCACCGCCGTCGGCATGGTCGACGAACTGGCCGTGATGGTCGCCGCGGTCGTCGTCGCGATGGTCATCATGCTGGTGTCGGCCAGCGCGGTCAGCAACTTCGTCAACCGGCACCCGACGGTCAAGATGCTGGCCCTGGCGTTCCTGGTGCTGATCGGCGCCAGCCTGGTCGCCGAAGGTCTCGACCAGCACATCCCCAAGGGCTACGTGTACGGCCCGATCGCGTTCTCGATCTTCGTCGAGTTCCTCAACCTGCGGGCCCGGTCCCGGCAGAAGCGTGAACGGTCCGCGCCGGTGCACCTGCACCCGACGTACGTCAAGAACAGCGGGGAGCAGCGCAACGCCGTACTCGTCGCGGCCCGTCCGACCGGGAAGACCCAGGTTCCCAAGCAGCCCGGCAACGCCGGCCAGCAGGGCAGGGCGGGGCAGCCGAACCGCTCCGGACGCCCGGGCGGCAACACCAACCGGCCCGGCAAGGGCGGGCGCGGCGGCAGGTCCGGCCGCGGGTGA
- a CDS encoding polymorphic toxin-type HINT domain-containing protein, protein MADGSTKNIADVVVGDVVVATDPGTGVTTASVVTHLHLNQDGNLVDLTIAYGDQSASIIKTTGDHPFWSETRQLWIDAGKLEIGEELASAASGNAKVVEIKRYRGNKLMHDLTVDVVHAYYVLAGDAPVLVHNSCPAAARLTSSPDAPVINSKLSTRIRIGPSASISRTRIRASRERIFICSPWGGGLR, encoded by the coding sequence ATGGCGGATGGCAGCACCAAGAATATTGCGGATGTGGTCGTGGGTGACGTTGTGGTCGCGACCGATCCTGGGACGGGCGTTACAACGGCGAGCGTTGTGACGCACCTTCACCTCAATCAGGATGGCAACCTGGTCGACCTTACTATTGCTTATGGTGATCAGTCGGCTTCTATCATCAAAACAACTGGCGACCACCCCTTCTGGAGTGAAACCCGCCAACTTTGGATCGATGCCGGCAAGTTGGAGATCGGCGAAGAGTTGGCCTCTGCCGCGTCTGGCAATGCCAAAGTGGTAGAGATCAAACGCTACAGGGGTAACAAGTTGATGCATGACCTCACCGTTGATGTGGTGCATGCGTACTATGTGTTGGCAGGTGACGCGCCGGTGCTCGTGCATAATTCATGCCCAGCAGCGGCTCGCCTCACTAGTAGTCCCGATGCGCCTGTCATCAACAGTAAACTGTCTACACGGATACGAATCGGACCTTCCGCATCGATATCGAGAACCAGAATCCGGGCCAGCCGGGAGCGAATATTCATCTGCAGCCCATGGGGCGGGGGCCTCAGGTAA
- a CDS encoding methyltransferase domain-containing protein → MTTYTHGHHESVLRVHRWRTAGNSAAYLLPHLTPGSSVLDVGCGPGTITADLAALVAPGRVTAVEITDTALDLARREAAARGQANIDFAVADVHDLHFPDGTFDVVHAHQVIQHVADPVRALAEMRRVTRPGGVVAARDADYAAFTWFPQVPELDQWLDLYRRAARANGAQPDAGRRLLSWARAAGFTDVTATAGVWCFAEPDDRRWWGGNWAERVTRSDLARQLRALGATDDDLRRIADGWREWVEAPDGWFAVLHGEILCRVPA, encoded by the coding sequence ATGACCACCTACACCCACGGCCACCACGAGTCGGTGCTGCGCGTCCACCGGTGGCGGACCGCCGGCAACTCCGCCGCCTACCTGCTGCCCCACCTCACACCCGGCAGCTCCGTCCTCGACGTCGGCTGCGGCCCCGGCACCATCACCGCCGACCTCGCCGCGCTCGTCGCCCCCGGCCGGGTCACCGCCGTCGAGATCACCGACACCGCGCTCGACCTCGCCCGCCGTGAAGCCGCCGCCCGCGGCCAGGCGAACATCGACTTCGCCGTCGCCGACGTACACGACCTGCACTTCCCCGACGGCACCTTCGACGTCGTGCACGCCCACCAGGTCATCCAGCACGTCGCCGACCCGGTCCGGGCGCTGGCCGAGATGCGCCGGGTCACCAGACCCGGCGGCGTCGTCGCCGCCCGCGACGCCGACTACGCCGCGTTCACCTGGTTTCCGCAGGTGCCGGAACTCGACCAGTGGCTCGACCTCTACCGGCGGGCCGCCCGCGCCAACGGCGCCCAGCCCGACGCCGGACGCAGGCTGCTGTCGTGGGCCCGCGCGGCCGGATTCACCGACGTGACCGCCACCGCCGGCGTCTGGTGCTTCGCCGAACCCGACGACCGCCGCTGGTGGGGCGGAAACTGGGCCGAGCGGGTCACCCGCTCGGACCTGGCCCGCCAACTGCGGGCGCTCGGCGCCACCGACGACGACCTGCGGCGCATCGCGGACGGCTGGCGGGAGTGGGTCGAGGCCCCGGACGGCTGGTTCGCCGTCCTGCACGGCGAGATCCTCTGCCGCGTCCCCGCCTGA
- a CDS encoding MFS transporter, which produces MVTKTGLLRRNQDFRRFWFGHTASVAGTHITAVALPLLATLTLDAGAAGVAAIATATFLPNLLLSLFVGHWLELRRRRQIMVVTDIVRAVALAAVPAAYLVDLLSVPLLVVVAFVVGAASVVFELASFAYVPTLVDEEDLPAANQATQGSTTAAQVAGPGLAGGLAQLVGPAMAVALDAVSYVLSAFGVAGARRPEPAPPPVEGRRGILEGLRAVAVNPFLRSLATYAAVYNGAFQILTVNLVVFAVTDRGLNAGMFGLALSAAGAGAFVGTMLALRLTRGIGYGRGFIVGMALSCGFPLLIPVLPGDGGVLAFGLAAIQFVSGIGLGIANVLSVTLRQIVVPRGSLARTNAGYRLLIYGVLPLGSAAGGFIGQAAGSRVGVAAGAVGLALSGLPMLTRRMRTMKSPYDVRPPAPPTASAPVSDSVPTKVTP; this is translated from the coding sequence GTGGTAACGAAGACCGGCCTGCTGCGCCGCAACCAGGACTTCCGGCGCTTCTGGTTCGGGCACACCGCGTCGGTCGCCGGCACACACATCACCGCCGTGGCGTTGCCGCTGTTGGCGACGCTGACGCTCGACGCGGGCGCGGCCGGGGTCGCCGCCATCGCCACCGCCACCTTCCTGCCGAACCTGCTGCTGTCGCTGTTCGTGGGCCACTGGCTGGAGCTACGCCGGCGCCGGCAGATCATGGTGGTGACCGACATCGTGCGGGCGGTCGCGCTGGCCGCCGTTCCGGCGGCCTACCTGGTCGATCTGCTGTCGGTGCCGTTGCTGGTCGTGGTGGCGTTCGTCGTCGGGGCCGCCAGCGTGGTGTTCGAGCTGGCGAGTTTCGCGTACGTCCCGACGCTGGTCGACGAGGAGGACCTGCCGGCGGCGAACCAGGCGACGCAGGGGTCGACGACGGCGGCGCAGGTGGCCGGGCCGGGACTGGCCGGCGGGCTGGCCCAGCTCGTCGGTCCGGCGATGGCCGTGGCGCTGGACGCGGTCAGCTACGTGCTGAGCGCGTTCGGGGTGGCCGGGGCGCGCCGGCCCGAACCCGCGCCGCCGCCCGTCGAGGGCCGGCGCGGGATCCTGGAGGGCCTGCGGGCGGTCGCGGTCAACCCGTTCCTGCGGTCGCTGGCCACATACGCGGCCGTCTACAACGGGGCGTTCCAGATCCTGACGGTCAACCTGGTCGTCTTCGCGGTCACCGACCGGGGGCTCAACGCCGGCATGTTCGGGCTGGCCCTGTCCGCCGCCGGGGCGGGCGCGTTCGTCGGCACGATGCTGGCGTTGCGACTGACCCGCGGGATCGGATACGGGCGCGGGTTCATCGTCGGCATGGCCCTGTCCTGCGGGTTCCCGCTGTTGATCCCGGTGTTGCCCGGCGATGGCGGGGTGCTGGCCTTCGGCCTGGCCGCCATCCAGTTCGTCAGCGGGATCGGGCTCGGGATCGCCAACGTCCTGTCGGTGACGCTGCGCCAGATCGTGGTGCCGCGCGGTTCGCTGGCCCGCACCAACGCCGGCTACCGGCTGCTGATCTACGGGGTGCTGCCGCTGGGCAGCGCCGCCGGCGGGTTCATCGGCCAGGCCGCCGGCAGCCGGGTCGGGGTCGCCGCCGGCGCGGTCGGTCTGGCGCTGTCGGGCCTGCCGATGCTGACCCGCCGGATGCGGACGATGAAGAGCCCGTACGACGTCAGGCCGCCCGCCCCGCCCACCGCGTCGGCGCCGGTGTCCGACTCCGTCCCCACGAAGGTGACGCCGTGA